The DNA window TCGAAGGAATTTTAGAGACATCAGTCTGTGTGGTAGAAATTTTACACTTATGAGCAAAATGATTCAATAATCCACACGGAGAACCATCTGGTGTGTGAACAGGACATAAGAAACCCCAAGATTCAGGCAACAATTTTCTGACTGTGGTAGTCTTTAATTGTGCAAAAAATGAACCTCTGTGAACCATTCTGAAATGTGATATAAAACGGTAAAAATTAATCTTTTCTGCAACAACAGTATAACCAGAAACTTGTTGTAAATCTAAACCAGATTGGGAAACCAAATTACCTGTGGATAAAAAGTATTGTAGCTTAGCACCAATATTTTCGTTTACCCTCATGAGAACTCTGCTCATGTACTTGCGATCTTTGAAGTTAACGGCAATACCACGATTGACATCAGATTGGATTTGAAGTCTAATATTCTGCAAGTATTCCTCAATTTTTTCCTTAATAATCATACCATATAAGAAACCACCTAACAATACTTCCTGATGTTGCGTGGCGTCAGGATTATCCGGTGAACACTCGCCTGCAACTAAACAATATAATTTTCTGATCATGAACATCAGCATCCTCGACTTATCGATATTATCCTTACCCAAATGAACTAAAACAATTCGTTTAAGGAATTCTTTCCCGACTTCGTAGTCAGTCATATCCAGAGATGCCTGGAACACAACGCGAAACTTATCCCCCAAATATTGCAGAACTTGCCTACAGTTTTGTAAATGAGGATATCTCTTTTTGAAACTACGCAACAAAAGTTCCAATCTATCTGTTAAAAATGAATTGGACGTATCAGCACCAACAATaccatcaaatatttctctaTCACTCATATCATTAAGGGCCTTTAAGATCATCACAACAGGAACCAAGTATTCATTTTTTCTCCAAGAAAATCTAAAAGTAACTTGACCGTCGTTCAAGTAATGCAAAACATTTGTTTGGGACGTCTGATCTGGTCTAACCGACCTAATCTGCACACCATAAGGAGAATAGGATGCTCCCCTATTAGCAAATGATGGCCTAATTATTGCCATCGGATGGTTTCTACGTTGTACAATCAACATTCTAATTAACTTTTCAATACCATTAACAATAAAGTATCCCCCCATTTCATCAGATTCCTCTTTATGCTCAACTAATTCGTATGGCGAAAGCTTGTCCAGATGGCATCTGTTGCTCTGCAACATAATTGGCAACGAGCCACAGTCCCTTACCTCTGTGTATGTCTCCTCCCCATCATTAACAACCCAATTCAatttcagcagcagcttgCCCTTGTATGACGCCAATCGCTGCCTACATTCAGAGGGAAACACTTTCCTTTCAACAGCAGATGATACACCGTCATTTGATAATGGTTTAGTAATAGACACCTGCTCAATGTTTAAAGCTAGCTTGTTACCCAGGTAGTTCGGGTTTTCAGAGCTTGCTTTACCATCAAATAATACCTTTGTTCCAATATCACGAACTCCCTGATTCAAAAGACCATCATTTACTCCTGCTGTCAACGCATTGAATGAACCAATGTGAGGTTGGACTGCTTCTTGCAACAGTGGGAAGGCAGACTTATCCTTCGGGGGATTGATGAACCGAGACTCACGTTCCAGAGTACGAAAATGAGCAGTTCTATTAGCAGAAAGGGTTTCAGTAACGCTCATCTTGATACAAGAGCCTTTCCCAATATAAGATAATATTCACAAGATACTGcttcaatcaatcaatgtGTATCTATAAACTTCAAtgatttttaaaaataagaaAATTTTTAGTGATGAGATGATACAATCAAATATGgaaaaatttctttttttagaCAAAATTTTCCTCTTTAAATGATCATGTGATACCAATTCATTGACTATTACCACCTAGAGTATCTCCCGTCCACAGGTATAAGGAGCCTTGTTGGCGCAATCGGTAGCGCGTATGACTCTTAATCATAAGGTTACGGGTTCGAGCCCCGTACAGGGCTTATATTTTTACTCTCCGTACGAGCAGGGCATCGCTTGCACGAAGTCCACCCTGCGGGCATCTTCCTCACCTGTCACCATCAATTGTATTTGTATATAGGATCTGCATGCATGCACGTGCCTTTAACCCAGGATTTGACCGATTAACCACTCCATACGATATTGCAGCTTAATTATGGATTATCTTTCCCCCTCAAGGTGGCACGGTCATATATCGGAACCTTAATTCTCTATTAAGCGGACATCAAGCTGTTTATAATTGGAAACCATtataaatcatttttagaTAAAAAAATCTAATATGTACTGTTTGAAGCTATTATTAGTTACAATGGGTCTAACATCAGAAGCTGGAGCCCATGGTTTTGGGGTAGCAAAAGGTATAATCGCATCGTGTATTTGTCATTAGTTCGATCAAGGAAGTAGCATGAATAGAATCCGATGAGAATCCTTTACCATTCTTGTATAGAATCAGgtaaaattaaaaatatataaaaggaGGCTGGATATTCAAATAACGATTCTACTTGTCTTGGCTCATTATCAAAGCCGCTACTATATCACTAACATAGTTTGTTGAGACACAGAACTATATACcataaaaaaagatatcgCAAAATGAGAAACATGATTCTTGGCTCCATTGTCACCGCTCTTTCCATAGTTGGCTCCGTTTTTTGCTGACAGCCAAGCCTTCTACCCAATAGTGTTGCACCATGGCAGTGACATTCAATACAAACCTTTAACGGAAAAAGATGGATACTTCTACTTGGGCGGAGACGGAGGTAAGCCGTTTACAGTTACAGAATTTGGTTCTGTGAGATATGGCGATGATTCCTACATCAGCATTGCTACCGATGGCAAGCTACTCATTGCGGACGACTTGATAAGCAAGCCCACAGAGCCACCTACTTTTGGTTTGAGTTTCGCCATCGCCAATACCGTACTAACCTACAAAGGGGCCAACAGCTTCTATGCTGTTCCAGCGGGCCCTGGACAATACGTCATCAGTAGCGAATCAGCTGAAAATGCCATCCCAATTTTCTTGCGCGCTCAGCTAAAGGATGGTAACGTTATCGAAGACTTCACGCCAATTTACGCCAACCCACCAACTCATACATAGAAAAATTCTCTACTCACATGACGAAACTGCTGATCCGCCAACATCATGCCATCCCCGTCGTCGTCCTACCTCCGCGGGATCTAAAACGATCATCCTGCGCTATAAAACATATGCTTACTGACTGACAGTGCCTTTCAAAACCTACGTATCaagtatataaaaaagacCCTCTAAAAAATCTATACATGAATCAATATGAATAAAGGCTCCAAAAATATCGTTGCTAAACTTATTAGCTCTGGGGGAGGTCAACACCGTACGTCTCTGCAATATATCGATCAAACCTTACGGCCTGACACCGCACGATATCCTTCGAACTTCGTGATTTGCCTGCTGCATGGTCCATCGCCCGGCTGTCTCCGTTTGCGTTTTAAGCATTGCCTAGATCTCTTCGAGGGCATTTGAAAATCGCCTTAACGGAAAATCCAACGGCATGCATATTTCAAGTATGTAAAAGACGACATCGCGTCATATTAGTATCTAAATATAGTCATACGTTTTGCCCCTTCCTTGGCTGTCTTCGTGGCAGTATAACGTGGGAATGTAGGCACATGATCTGCATACTCGAGTTGAGCGGTCAGAGCTGGATGGGGCAAATGCTTCTATTTAGAGAACAAACTCTTTACTCGCAATGGGTTCTTTGCTAGAAAAATGGGATGGTTTTTTCTATAGACTGCAAGTTATggaataaaagaaaaaaattatatatatatatatcggCAGTTTAGTTTGCTTAGAAGTAGTTAACGGCTTGTTAGACTTGATCTTAGGCATCTGATACCAAAGCCATACGGAAATCCGAGTCTATCGTTTATTaaaagaggaagaacaataaaaattacaaaTAATGAGAATAACTAGTGGAAGTATTTTATGCATTGGTGCGTTATTGAAGTCAGTTATGGGCGATTCTGAATCGTTTgggttgttgatgattcATTCTGGTTCGCGTTTCCAGTATGCTTCTGTGTATGCTGAAGATAAAGATTTGTTCGTTGGTTCTAGTTCGAAGTCTTTGTCAGGTGTTGTTACAGATGCCGGtaagttgttgttgtccGACGGTACGTATGCGGTTGTAGAGGAAGATGGCGACGTGGAGGAGGGTTCCGAGCAGGAAGGCTCTGTTGGGTTTACTATCGTTGGAGGACACCTCCGATACCTGAATCAAGAGCTTTTCAGTGCTGCTCCTAAGGGGAATAACAAGTTTGCTTTGGCTTACAACACGTCGATTGATGGATCTGTTGATGTTGCTGTCCGTGCTCAGTCTACTAATGGTACCGCTCCTGATTTCATTCCAGGTTCTACGGGCTCCAACTCGACTACTACTTTTAGCAGCACAGCGTCCGTGGGTACTACCTCTGTTCCAGCTCCAGGTGTGAACACCACTGTGGGTGTGCACACTACCGTTACAAAGACCATTACTTCCTGCAACGACAGTGGGAAATGTACCAAAATCGAGACAACCTACCCAACCACCGTTCCAGTTATCACCACTGAACCATCGAGCGCTCCAGCATCCAGTGCTCCAACATCCAGTGGCAGCCATTCGTCGTCCGCGCCAGCTAGTTCGGCCTCATCCACATCCAGTGTGCCTGTTCAAACGGTTAACGGTGCGGCCAGAGTTATCGCCGGTCTTGGGTCTGGTGCTATGTTTGCCCTTGCCTTGTTGCTATGATTCTGATATGAAAAGTTACAGTGCTACTGGCCAGCTGGCGATAATCATGGAAATGTTATATGTTTGTGATACGAAAATGGCGAGACAAGCCTGCttcaaattaaaaaaaggcTGGCGATACTTGTTCACGATGCACCATAGTTGTGAGATCTAATTATTATGCCACCTTTATGGTATtataaattatatattttagttctttttaattgacgttttctttttttctgagATTTGTCACGTTTTAGGTTTTTTGTAAAAGTGCTCGCCTGCTCTCAGGCAGAAGttcgtcatcatcaccatGCCCGATGATGAAACAGTAAGTGAGGATTggaaataatatatataccccccccccccaaGTTACCGAATAAAAGGATCAATAGAACACAATGTCAGAGAGGAAGGTTATCAACAAATACTACCCACCGGATTATGATCCGCAGAAGGCGGAGAAGCAGGTGCGACAGCTTTCCAAGAAGCTAAAAACGATGCGGCAAGACAGTGTTACCATCAGATTAATGACGCCTTTCAGCATACGATGTTTAAAATGTTCAGAGTACATTCCCAAGTTTAGAAAGTTCAATGGGAAGAAAGAGGTGCTTCCGGAAAAGTATTTGGAAACCATTAAAATATACCGGTTAAGCATCAAGTGTCCTCGCTGCAATAGTATGATTTCCTTTAAAACTGATCCCAACCGAGGTGACTACACCATGGAGGTTGGTGGTGTGCGTAACTATACCAAGGAGAATAATAACTCTCAAATTAAACCAGATGAGTCTACAGAAGAGACTCTAGAACGGTTGCtaaaggaagaagaagaacaaaacctcacagaagaacaaaaaggGAAGGACAGATTGGAGCACTTGGAAGAGCGCCTTGCAAAACTACAACAGGAACAGGCGGATGACGAGGCTATTGAGGCCTTGCAGAAAAACAACCTGCTGCGCATGAAAAGAGCAGCTGCTCTTGACATGCTCTCAGAACCTTCAAAAGTTGACGAAGAACAGGACAATCTCGATGACTTAACTGCACAAGCCTTCCGCCAATACGAAGACCAAGAGCCTAAAGAACCAGAAAAATCATTAGAATCATCCACTAAAGAAACGAAGTCGCCCCAAACTCTTATCCCCACGAAGATACAGGTTAAGAAAAAACACACATCAAACTCCCTAGGCGTTGTCGtcaagaaaaggaaaaccaaGAAGCATTAGGCTTGACACATGCAAACTGTCTCCCTGGATCTACATcacccccccccccccccccctaCAAACTGTTGTTTCTTATTATCTGGCACTGTGCTTTCTATGGATAGAATAAACTACAAGTCGCGCTAAGATTTATACTAAGTAAATAGCCTACTGTAACATACTCATCTGTCCCATTTTGAAGCTGCTACAGCTACACACCTATCTCCCGATTAAATCCATCTAAAAGAATGCACCCAAGGATAAATCATATTCAGAATGGAGACAAGCGCTGTCGTTACCACATTGAACTCCTCAAACAATAGGTTCATTAGTTAATCCAAAGCAATTCATTGATGCTTTTCACTCCGCTAAACTGTGGAGTAAGCTTCAACGGACACAAATCACCGAAAAAAAATGGTAACCAATGGTCTAACATCACACCTAAACATTATATACATGGTTTTGGGGcgtatattatatatatacaggaAGCATTACAAAGAATATTAGTCGTTAACAAATGTCTTTTGATCAAAGTGGTACTTCTCTAAATAGCGTATTTACTATGGTTCCCAATACCCAGAAGATTCAGGACTCATTGCAAGGTTTTCGTCTGCAGTCACCACAGCAGCAACGTCCAGCACAACAAgtacaacagcaacaaccaGAAAACCAaagacagcagcagtatcaacaccaacaacaagCAGGAAATGAAATATGCCAATGTAAGAATGGGATGAAGATTTTTGAGCGATCTGTGGAGGACCAGTGTTCTGATGTGTGGTATTCGGATACCTCGGATGAGGATAAAAGCGacattgaagaagaattagatCCTCTAAAAGAGGTAGAGAAGCATAAACATCGAAAGGGGCGTCATAATGGGGCTGTTAACTCATGTTTAGATAGCAAAGCTGGTGGAGGAGGTTTACAGGGGCAAGGGAGTGGCAATATGAGGAAAATAGGGACTTCGCGTACTGCAAGTTGCGGCACCACAAGTACTAATAAGAAATCACAGATTTGTTCTCGGTGCCACCGCCTAAAGCCAGTAAGGTCACACTCGAGAAGCGCTTTTGATTTAGAGGAACTGGCGATCAATAGACCGAGGACGAACAGTATCATGCTACAACTATCCAGACAAACGACAAGGCAGAGCTTTTTGGATGGTAACAATACTACCACAGGCAGTATTGTTACTCATTCTGCAAACGACGGCAATCCTTTAGATGAAACTATGTGTAGAACTAGGTCACGTTCATCCTTCACCGCTATACCGACTCATGTCTACAGTCTAGAGAAATACATTAGTACTGAATTGGATTCAGCAACGGAATCCTTCTTTGACAAGGACGTCAAAATATCAGATTCTTCCCCAACAGAGGTTCAAAGTAGTATTGCATCTCCTAATTTTCCAAGTTCGTCCGCAAGCATATCTCTAAGTTTTGCAAGTTTGAGTTCTAACTCTAATATAAATGACAAGCTTTCTCCACCCCCCATCTTCCTGGATCAACGCAAAAGAAGGAAATCCCACATCGAAATGTCACTTTCTGAATCTTTCCAGTGAGGTTATTTTAAGGGAAAATGATTATTTCCTTGAATTAACAGATATTTAACTTTATTTAacttatttttttgactAGAGGGCTATTTTGATACAAATACAACGTTCCACAACAACATCCACCTTATTCCATAGCTCTTACACCTGTCGATTGATCTAAGTATTAGTAATCCCGCATCCAGCCCGCCCCTACGAGTGCTTTTATAGATGGATTATGTTACTAGTGTTATGATGAACTTAACGCTAAGTTCCCCATAGTTAACAACAACCGTTTAAAATGATAGTTGATAATaatttgcatttttttCATTCCCAAGAATGAATCTTGGATAAAAGCCTGAGACCTATTACATGTCTCCAGCCCCTGGTAGTATATTTACTGGGCAGACAATAGGCGTTTAAATCGCAGTGCTACAAGTGGTCAAACGTGGAAAGTACATTTCTTTAAACAATCCCCTTTAGATTTCCTGTTCAAAGACGTGTATTGGTGTATTCCTTGCAGTCTGAAATTTTTTACTATTTATTCCGCGTGGTTGAAAGGCACTGACTGATTACTTCCACCATCGTTGTTCAAATGGCTGCTACGGATATCGCCGATGATATAAGAAACCGATCTTCTTTCTCAGATGGTGTTTTTCACGGTTCGTTAATGAATGAAGAAGGATCGGATAAAGAGCTTGAGTTATATGACTCTGACGGCGAGCTGATAGAATTATCGAAAAACAATGCCATACACGATAAACAAGAGGATGAATTGGCAAATATGGTTTCGGTGGCAGAGCATGCATGTTCTTATTGTTCTATTGATTCTCCTGGGTGTGTTGTGAAATGTAATGCATGTGACAAGTGGTTTTGTAACTCCAAGCATGGCACTTCTAGTTCTCATATTGTGAATCACTTGGTGATTTCCCACCATAATGTCGTATCATTACATTCAGAATCTGACCTTGGTGCGACAACTTTAGAATGTTACAACTGTGGCTGTAAGAACGTTTTTTTGTTAGGCTTTGTTTCCGCAAAGAGTGAAGCTGTCGTTGTCATCTTGTGCCGTTTACCCTGTGCTCAGACAAAAAATGTGAACTGGGATACGGACCAGTGGCAATCCTTGATCGATGATAGAAAATTGCTGAGCTGGGTTGCAGATGAGCCTAATGAGGAAGACCAGTTGAAAGCATGTATGATTACACCTAGCCAGATTTCTAAACTGGAGATGAAGTGGCGATCGAATAAGAATGCCACAATTAACGACATTGATCTTTCAGAAGAGCAAGAGGAGATTTCGCCTATTTTAATGAGGTATACAGATGCTTATCAATACCAGAGATCATTTGGTCCTTTGATCCAATTAGAGGCTGATTACGATAGGCAGCTGAAAGAATCTCAGGCCTTGGAACACATCTCTGTGACTTGGTCCCTTGGTTTAAAGAATAGGCATTTAGCGTCCTTTAGCTTATCAACTTTTGAATCTAATGGAGTTAAAGTTGCGGTTGGCGACGAAATGATTTTACGGTACTCAGGATTGAATCAAACAGGGTGGGAAGGACGTGGCTATATCCTTCGTCTGCCGGATAGTTTTAAAGACGAATATACTCTTGAATTGAAGTCAACTAAAAGTTCTCCTCCAACAAACTTGACTACAGGCTTCACTGCTGAATTCGTTTGGAAAGGAACCTCATACGGCAGGATGCAAGAAGCTTTGAGAAAGTTTGCTGTTGATAAAAAATCTATCTCAGGATATTTATACTATAAGATTTTAGGTCATGATGTTCCAGATATTGAGTTTGAAGTAGACTTACCAAAAGAGTTCTCAATTCCAAATTTCACTAAGCTAAATGCCTCACAAAAGAATGCAATCAAGCATGTTTTACAGAGACCGCTTTCTCTGATCCAAGGACCACCTGGTACAGGCAAGACTGTCACGTCGGCCACCATCATATACCATTTGTCTAAGATGCATAAAGAGCGTTTATTAGTATGTGCTCCCTCTAATACAGCTGTTGATCATCTGGCTGCTAAGTTACGTGATCTAGGTTTGAAAGTTGTTCGTTTAACTGCCAAGAGCAGGGAAGATGTAGAGTCCTCTGTGTCTGATTTGGCTCTACATAATCTTATTAAGAGATCTGCTCAGGgtgaattaaaaaaattattgagGCTTAAGGAAGATGCTGGTGAGCTATCCGCTAGAGAAACCCGTTTATTCGCAAAATTAGTTAGGAAGAATGAGTCGGCAATCTTAAAAAAGGCTGATGTTGTTTGTTGCACATGTGTTGGTGCTGGAGATAAGCGACTAGATTCTAAATTTAGAACTGTTTTAATTGATGAAAGCACGCAGGCCTCCGAACCAGAGTGTTTAATTCCAGTTGTGAAAGGCACTAAACAGGTTATTCTTGTTGGtgatcatcaacaattAGGACCTGTTATTCTTGATCGGAAGGCTGGTAATGCAGGCT is part of the Eremothecium cymbalariae DBVPG#7215 chromosome 2, complete sequence genome and encodes:
- the CWP1 gene encoding Cwp1p (similar to Ashbya gossypii ABR026C) → MRITSGSILCIGALLKSVMGDSESFGLLMIHSGSRFQYASVYAEDKDLFVGSSSKSLSGVVTDAGKLLLSDGTYAVVEEDGDVEEGSEQEGSVGFTIVGGHLRYLNQELFSAAPKGNNKFALAYNTSIDGSVDVAVRAQSTNGTAPDFIPGSTGSNSTTTFSSTASVGTTSVPAPGVNTTVGVHTTVTKTITSCNDSGKCTKIETTYPTTVPVITTEPSSAPASSAPTSSGSHSSSAPASSASSTSSVPVQTVNGAARVIAGLGSGAMFALALLL
- the YJU2 gene encoding mRNA splicing protein YJU2 (similar to Ashbya gossypii ABR024C), whose translation is MSERKVINKYYPPDYDPQKAEKQVRQLSKKLKTMRQDSVTIRLMTPFSIRCLKCSEYIPKFRKFNGKKEVLPEKYLETIKIYRLSIKCPRCNSMISFKTDPNRGDYTMEVGGVRNYTKENNNSQIKPDESTEETLERLLKEEEEQNLTEEQKGKDRLEHLEERLAKLQQEQADDEAIEALQKNNLLRMKRAAALDMLSEPSKVDEEQDNLDDLTAQAFRQYEDQEPKEPEKSLESSTKETKSPQTLIPTKIQVKKKHTSNSLGVVVKKRKTKKH
- a CDS encoding uncharacterized protein (similar to Ashbya gossypii ABR023C); amino-acid sequence: MSFDQSGTSLNSVFTMVPNTQKIQDSLQGFRLQSPQQQRPAQQVQQQQPENQRQQQYQHQQQAGNEICQCKNGMKIFERSVEDQCSDVWYSDTSDEDKSDIEEELDPLKEVEKHKHRKGRHNGAVNSCLDSKAGGGGLQGQGSGNMRKIGTSRTASCGTTSTNKKSQICSRCHRLKPVRSHSRSAFDLEELAINRPRTNSIMLQLSRQTTRQSFLDGNNTTTGSIVTHSANDGNPLDETMCRTRSRSSFTAIPTHVYSLEKYISTELDSATESFFDKDVKISDSSPTEVQSSIASPNFPSSSASISLSFASLSSNSNINDKLSPPPIFLDQRKRRKSHIEMSLSESFQ
- the NAM7 gene encoding ATP-dependent RNA helicase NAM7 (similar to Ashbya gossypii ABR022C), translated to MAATDIADDIRNRSSFSDGVFHGSLMNEEGSDKELELYDSDGELIELSKNNAIHDKQEDELANMVSVAEHACSYCSIDSPGCVVKCNACDKWFCNSKHGTSSSHIVNHLVISHHNVVSLHSESDLGATTLECYNCGCKNVFLLGFVSAKSEAVVVILCRLPCAQTKNVNWDTDQWQSLIDDRKLLSWVADEPNEEDQLKACMITPSQISKLEMKWRSNKNATINDIDLSEEQEEISPILMRYTDAYQYQRSFGPLIQLEADYDRQLKESQALEHISVTWSLGLKNRHLASFSLSTFESNGVKVAVGDEMILRYSGLNQTGWEGRGYILRLPDSFKDEYTLELKSTKSSPPTNLTTGFTAEFVWKGTSYGRMQEALRKFAVDKKSISGYLYYKILGHDVPDIEFEVDLPKEFSIPNFTKLNASQKNAIKHVLQRPLSLIQGPPGTGKTVTSATIIYHLSKMHKERLLVCAPSNTAVDHLAAKLRDLGLKVVRLTAKSREDVESSVSDLALHNLIKRSAQGELKKLLRLKEDAGELSARETRLFAKLVRKNESAILKKADVVCCTCVGAGDKRLDSKFRTVLIDESTQASEPECLIPVVKGTKQVILVGDHQQLGPVILDRKAGNAGLKQSLFEKLVSLGHVPIRLEVQYRMNPYLSEFPSNMFYEGTLQNGVTVEQRTILESSFPWPISDIPMMFWANYGREEISANGTSYLNRIEAINCERIITRLFKDGVKPAQIGVITPYEGQRAYIVQYMQMNGSMDKDMYMTVEVGSVDAFQGREKDYIILSCVRANDHQSIGFLVDPRRLNVALTRAKYGLAILGNPTSLFRNRLWNHLLIHFREKGCLVEGTMDNLQLCTVQLTRSKNRRSRKNTKNSIDKNDKWQGVTNSYNSEFAVSNNVEFDMQSLMSFGGQEFNTMFAPNSDLSSFMNNQYWDISESLDNISTKDQHKSVEKNVYNEEHKVASNFASRQLDGSPYRHETLENESVEDNMKTLDSLKNLNIHD